A stretch of Buteo buteo chromosome 9, bButBut1.hap1.1, whole genome shotgun sequence DNA encodes these proteins:
- the THY1 gene encoding thy-1 membrane glycoprotein — MNPTVGIAVILTVLQAAHCQMIKDLSACLLGQSLRVDCRYENKTSNPLTYEFSITKDNRKHVIHSTISVSENIYRSRANVTMHKNLVCLYLQSFTTSDEGVYMCELKATNDYTGNQIKNITVIKDKLEKCAGFSLLIQNTSWLLLLLLSLPLLQAVDFVSL, encoded by the exons ATGAACCCCACCGTCGGCATCGCTGTCATCCTGACAG TCCTCCAGGCTGCCCACTGCCAGATGATCAAGGACCTGAGTGCCTGCTTGCTGGGCCAGAGCCTCCGGGTGGACTGCCGTTAtgagaacaaaaccagcaaccCCTTGACCTATGAGTTCAGCATCACCAAGGACAACAGGAAGCACGTCATCCACAGCACCATCAGTGTTTCCGAGAACATCTACCGGAGCCGAGCCAACGTCACCATGCACAAGAACCTGGTGTGCCTCTACCTGCAGAGCTTCACCACTAGCGATGAGGGTGTCTACATGTGCGAGCTGAAGGCCACCAACGACTACACCGGCAACCAGATAAAGAACATCACTGTCATCAAAG ACAAACTGGAGAAATGCGCCGGCTTCAGCCTCTTGATCCAGAACACTTCgtggctcctgctgcttctcctttccctgcctctcctgcaaGCCGTGGACTTCGTGTCcctgtga